One Klebsiella electrica genomic window, CCAGGCAGGGCTTCCACGCGATCTCTTTTGGGTTTGACCTCTCTTTATTCCCCGTCTTAAGAGCGGAAGCTAGGGAGAGAGGGCTCTTAGCAGGTTATTAAGCTGCTAAAGCGTAGTTTTCGTCGTTTGCGACTATTTTTTTGCGGCTTTTTACGAGGCCAACCGCCCCTCGGCATGCACCTTGGGTTTCGCGAATCCCGTCGAATCCAGAATCAGCCCCAATGTGTTAAGACGAGTATAACAGATTTGTGAATGGAGTTACCAGCACTCGTTCGCACGATTGTGGGAGCGGATTGGGTGAAAAAGCAGCATCAACAACGATATAGCGCATAAGGGCCAGCTGAGCCGGCCCTTAAAAAGAGGGGATTAGCGGCCGGCGTGTTTCATAATACGGGCTTTATCCAGCGCCCACTCGCGATCTTTGAGGTCGGTACGCTTGTCGTGCTGTTTCTTACCTTTGGCGACGCCGATCTTCACTTTGCACCAGGCGTTCTTCCAGTACAGCGACAGGGCCACGACGGTGTAGCCTTCACGGTTGATACGGCCATACAGGGCATCCAGCTCGCGCTGATTAAGCAGCAGCTTACGGGTACGCGTCGGGTCACAGACGTAGTGGGTCGATGCCACGGCCATCGGCGTAAAGTTGGCGCCGAAGAGATAGGCTTCGCCATCTTTCAGGATGACATAACTGTCGCTGATGTTGGCTTTGCCGGCGCGCAGGGATTTGACTTCCCACCCTTGCAGGGCAAGACCAGCCTCGTATTCATCTTCGATAAAGTATTCATGGCGGGCGCGTTTATTCAGCGCAATGGTGGCTGATCCAGGTTTGTGGGCTTTTTTCTTGGTCATAATGTCCTGAAGTCATTGCTAAACGGGAACACAGTACCTCAATCCATCCTGCGAGGTGTAATGCGCTATCTTAGCACGAGTTGCGGCACAGCGTTTTTTTTAGCGGCAGATAAATGATATTATTTACCGCGTGTATAAATGTGGAACTCGCTATGCCTCAGATTAGCCGTACTGCACTGGTGCCCTTCAGTGTGGAACAGATGTATCAACTCGTAAATGACGTGAAGTCCTATCCTGATTTTTTGCCTGGCTGCACCGGGAGTCGTGTGCTGGAGTCTGGGCCGACGCAAATGATGGCGGCGGTTGATGTATCCAAAGCAGGCATCAGTAAGACCTTTACGACACGCAATACCCTTACCAGTAACCAGAGCATTTTGATGAGCCTGGTCGATGGGCCGTTTAAAAAGCTGATAGGCGGCTGGAAGTTTATCCCGCTGAGCCCGGATGCCTGCAAAATTGAGTTTCATCTCGATTTTGAATTCACCAACATGCTGATTGAGATGGCGTTTGGGCGCATCTTTAAAGAGCTGGCGTTAAATATGGTGCAGGCTTTCACGGCCAGGGCCAAAGAGGTTTATCGTGCCGGCTAACATCGTGGTGGAAGTGGCTTATGCCCTGCCGGAGAAGCAGTACCTGCAAAGCGTAAAGCTTGAAGAGGGCGCTACGGTTGAACAGGCGATTGTTGCCAGCGGCCTGCTGGCGCTGCGCGGCGATATCGATCTGGCGAAAAACAAGGTTGGAATATACAGT contains:
- the smpB gene encoding SsrA-binding protein SmpB; translation: MTKKKAHKPGSATIALNKRARHEYFIEDEYEAGLALQGWEVKSLRAGKANISDSYVILKDGEAYLFGANFTPMAVASTHYVCDPTRTRKLLLNQRELDALYGRINREGYTVVALSLYWKNAWCKVKIGVAKGKKQHDKRTDLKDREWALDKARIMKHAGR
- a CDS encoding type II toxin-antitoxin system RatA family toxin — protein: MPQISRTALVPFSVEQMYQLVNDVKSYPDFLPGCTGSRVLESGPTQMMAAVDVSKAGISKTFTTRNTLTSNQSILMSLVDGPFKKLIGGWKFIPLSPDACKIEFHLDFEFTNMLIEMAFGRIFKELALNMVQAFTARAKEVYRAG
- a CDS encoding RnfH family protein: MPANIVVEVAYALPEKQYLQSVKLEEGATVEQAIVASGLLALRGDIDLAKNKVGIYSRPVKLHDVVHDGDRVEIYRPLIADPKELRRQRAEKNAGK